A single Xiphias gladius isolate SHS-SW01 ecotype Sanya breed wild chromosome 18, ASM1685928v1, whole genome shotgun sequence DNA region contains:
- the pik3cd gene encoding phosphatidylinositol 4,5-bisphosphate 3-kinase catalytic subunit delta isoform isoform X2 — MPPGKYGMQEEWEQEDVQEIMMDFLLPTGIFLKFLVSRNDTIRSIKKMVWRNARSEALFSALGDPDAYVFTCINQTAEREELEEESRRISDVRPFMCVLRLVAREGDRVEKLTNTQISLLIGKGLHEFEAQKNHEVNEFRTKMRTFCEEKAQERQMLPWQQWMEYSFPCDLEPCCSLPQSGCAKSKNTKKIFINVKFEACDESFMLQLDPQDHPVALMRSALKKKATVFRSVRQEPEDYTLQVNGRWEFIYGNHPLCQFKYIFSCLRNVQNPHLTMVHHSTISKHQEEQGRMCSQVYKSRSYSKPPPLPLKKNTSSLWSINEPFYIHLLQGSRVNADEGMKLVVQAGLFHGSELLCKVVTSSEVTVSSEPLWDQKLEFDINVADLPRMSRLCFALYAVIEKTKKPRGTKKKNKKADCPIAWVNTMVFDYKDQLKTGEFLLSTWPSVPDDKSDLLNPMGTVEKNPNVDSAAGLLIRFPNIRPHPLYYPPLDKISDIQRNGDAVIATKEEYMKLKEIMDNKNYTEFFEDEKELLWKLRAEVRDHYPENLSKLLLITKWNKREDVVQMVSLLRNWPDLPAIHALELLDYSFPDPAVRSFTVRCLRKLSDDELLQYLIQLVQVLKYESYLDCDLTTFLLERALSNRRIGHFLFWHLRSEIHVASVTLRFGLILEAYCRGNIHHIKFLSKQNEALGKMKALSDFVKSGSQKMIAEDLKLCIRQESYMEALSDLLSPLNPSIILAEICADKCRFMDSKMKPLWLMYKNPWAQGDMVGIIFKNGDDLRQDMLTLQMIQLMETLWKKEGLDLRMIPYGCLSTGNKMGLIEVVKNSDTIANIQRNSSNSAATAAFNKDALLNWLKSKNPEDKLDQAIEEFTLSCAGYCVATYVLGIGDRHNDNIMIRETGQLFHIDFGHFLGNFKRKLGINRERVPFILTYDFVHVIQQGRTNNSEKFERFREYCEWAYKILCRNGTLFVNLFAMMKAAGLPELTCFKDIQYLKDSLALGKSEDEALKNFKVKFNEALRESWKTKVNWMMHSLAKDNRP; from the exons ATGCCCCCGGGGAAGTATGGGATGCAGGAGGAATGGGAGCAGGAGGACGTCCAGGAGATCATGATGGACTTCCTGCTGCCTACTGGGATCTTCCTCAAATTCCTTGTGTCTCGGAACGACACCATCAGAAGCATCAAAAAA ATGGTTTGGAGAAATGCCAGAAGCGAGGCCCTTTTCAGCGCACTGGGTGACCCCGACGCGTACGTCTTCACCTGCATTAAccagacagcagagagggaggaactGGAGGAAGAATCGAGGCGCATCAGCGACGTGAGGCCCTTCATGTGTGTTCTGAGGCTGGTGGCGAGGGAGGGCGACCGAGTGGAGAAACTCACCAACACCCAAATCAGCCTGCTAATTGGCAAAG GTCTGCATGAGTTCGAGGCCCAGAAGAACCACGAGGTGAATGAGTTTCGGACTAAGATGCGCACGTTTTGCGAAGAGAAGGCTCAGGAGCGGCAGATGTTGCCCTGGCAGCAGTGGATGGAGTACAGCTTCCCATGTGACCTGGAGCCGTGCTGCTCTCTGCCGCAGAGTGGGTGTGCGAAGTCGAAAAACACCAAGAAGATTTTCATTAACGTCAAGTTTGAGGCTTGCGAT GAAAGCTTCATGCTGCAGCTGGATCCTCAGGACCACCCAGTGGCTCTGATGAGGAGCGCCCTAAAGAAGAAGGCCACCGTCTTTCGCTCAGTGCGACAGGAGCCCGAGGACTACACCTTACAGGTCAACGGGAGGTGGGAGTTCATCTATGGGAATCATCCCCTGTGCCAGTTCAAA tACATTTTCTCGTGTTTGAGAAATGTCCAAAACCCACATCTAACCATGGTGCATCACTCCACCATCAGCAAGCATCAGGAAGAACAGGGCAGAATGTGTAGCCAGGTATACAAGAGTCGCTCTTATTCCAAACCTCCTCCACTGCCCCTGAAGAAG AATACCTCCTCTCTTTGGTCCATCAATGAGCCTTTCTACATTCACCTGCTGCAGGGCAGCCGAGTCAATGCAGATGAAGGAATGAAG CTTGTGGTTCAGGCCGGTCTGTTCCATGGCAGCGAACTGCTCTGTAAGGTGGTGACAAGCTCGGAGGTGACAGTGAGTTCTGAGCCGCTGTGGGATCAAAAGCTGGAGTTTGACATAAATGTGGCCGACCTGCCTCGCATGAGCCGCCTGTGCTTTGCGCTCTATGCTGTCATCGAGAAAACCAAGAAACCCCGCGGCACcaaaaagaagaataagaaagCG gATTGTCCCATAGCCTGGGTAAACACCATGGTGTTCGACTACAAGGACCAGCTAAAGACTGGGGAGTTCCTCTTGTCCACATGGCCATCTGTTCCAG ATGACAAAAGTGACCTGTTGAACCCCATGGGAACAGTCGAGAAGAACCCCAACGTGGATAGTGCTGCGGGACTCCTCATTCGTTTCCCCAACATCCGACCACATCCTCTTTATTACCCGCCGCTTGACAAG ATAAGTGACATACAGAGGAATGGTGATGCAGTTATTGCCACTAAAGAAGAG TACATGAAACTAAAAGAAATCATGGACAACAAAAACTACACCGAGTTTTTCGAGGATGAGAAGGAACTCCTGTGGAAGCTCCGTGCCGAAGTCCGTGACCATTATCCAGAAAATCTGTCCAAGCTGCTCCTCATCACCAAGTGGAATAAGCGAGAGGACGTAGTTCAG ATGGTGAGTCTGCTGAGGAACTGGCCAGACCTCCCTGCCATCCATGCCTTGGAGCTCTTAGACTACAGTTTTCCCGACCCAGCGGTCCGTTCTTTCACTGTCAGATGCCTGAGGAAGCTCAG TGATGATGAACTGCTACAGTATTTAATCCAGCTGGTCCAGGTCCTGAAGTATGAGTCCTACCTAGACTGTGACCTCACTACTTTCCTGCTAGAGAGGGCTTTGTCCAACAGGAGGATAGGACACTTTCTGTTTTGGCATCTCAG GTCAGAGATTCACGTGGCGTCTGTGACTTTGCGTTTTGGCCTGATTCTGGAGGCCTACTGCAGGGGGAACATCCACCACATCAAGTTCTTATCCAAACAG AATGAGGCTCTTGGCAAAATGAAGGCCCTGAGTGACTTTGTCAAATCGGGCTCCCAGAAGATGATAGCAGAGGACCTGAAGCTGTGTATCAGACAGGAGTCCTACATGGAGGCGCTGTCAGACCTGCTGTCACCACTCAACCCCAGCATCATCCTCGCTGAGATCTG TGCAGATAAGTGCAGGTTTATGGACTCCAAGATGAAGCCGCTCTGGCTGATGTATAAGAACCCCTGGGCTCAAGGAGACATGGTGGGCATAATCTTCAAGAATGGAGACG ATCTTCGACAAGACATGTTGACCCTCCAGATGATCCAGCTCATGGAGACTTTATGGAAGAAAGAAGGCCTTGATCTCAG GATGATCCCATATGGCTGCTTGTCCACTGGGAACAAGATGGGGCTCATCGAGGTAGTGAAGAACTCTGACACCATCGCCAATATCCAGCGCAACAGCAGTAACAGTGCCGCCACCGCTGCCTTCAACAAGGATGCCCTGCTCAACTGGCTCAAATCCAAGAATCCTGA GGACAAACTTGATCAAGCAATAGAAGAATTCACGCTGTCCTGTGCTGGCTACTGTGTAGCTACTTATGTCTTGGGCATCGGAGATCGTCACAATGACAATATCATGATCAGGGAAACTGGACAG CTGTTCCACATTGACTTTGGGCATTTCCTGGGCAACTTCAAGCGGAAACTAGGGATCAACAGGGAGCGTGTGCCTTTCATCTTGACTTATGACTTTGTCCATGTGATCCAGCAAGGAAGGACAAACAACAGTGAGAAGTTTGAGAG GTTCAGGGAGTACTGTGAGTGGGCCTATAAGATCCTGTGTCGGAACGGGACGCTGTTCGTCAACCTCTTTGCTATGATGAAGGCAGCAGGACTGCCAGAGCTCACCTGCTTCAAAGACATCCAGTATCTAAAG GATTCTTTAGCT
- the pik3cd gene encoding phosphatidylinositol 4,5-bisphosphate 3-kinase catalytic subunit delta isoform isoform X1, which produces MPPGKYGMQEEWEQEDVQEIMMDFLLPTGIFLKFLVSRNDTIRSIKKMVWRNARSEALFSALGDPDAYVFTCINQTAEREELEEESRRISDVRPFMCVLRLVAREGDRVEKLTNTQISLLIGKGLHEFEAQKNHEVNEFRTKMRTFCEEKAQERQMLPWQQWMEYSFPCDLEPCCSLPQSGCAKSKNTKKIFINVKFEACDESFMLQLDPQDHPVALMRSALKKKATVFRSVRQEPEDYTLQVNGRWEFIYGNHPLCQFKYIFSCLRNVQNPHLTMVHHSTISKHQEEQGRMCSQVYKSRSYSKPPPLPLKKQNTSSLWSINEPFYIHLLQGSRVNADEGMKLVVQAGLFHGSELLCKVVTSSEVTVSSEPLWDQKLEFDINVADLPRMSRLCFALYAVIEKTKKPRGTKKKNKKADCPIAWVNTMVFDYKDQLKTGEFLLSTWPSVPDDKSDLLNPMGTVEKNPNVDSAAGLLIRFPNIRPHPLYYPPLDKISDIQRNGDAVIATKEEYMKLKEIMDNKNYTEFFEDEKELLWKLRAEVRDHYPENLSKLLLITKWNKREDVVQMVSLLRNWPDLPAIHALELLDYSFPDPAVRSFTVRCLRKLSDDELLQYLIQLVQVLKYESYLDCDLTTFLLERALSNRRIGHFLFWHLRSEIHVASVTLRFGLILEAYCRGNIHHIKFLSKQNEALGKMKALSDFVKSGSQKMIAEDLKLCIRQESYMEALSDLLSPLNPSIILAEICADKCRFMDSKMKPLWLMYKNPWAQGDMVGIIFKNGDDLRQDMLTLQMIQLMETLWKKEGLDLRMIPYGCLSTGNKMGLIEVVKNSDTIANIQRNSSNSAATAAFNKDALLNWLKSKNPEDKLDQAIEEFTLSCAGYCVATYVLGIGDRHNDNIMIRETGQLFHIDFGHFLGNFKRKLGINRERVPFILTYDFVHVIQQGRTNNSEKFERFREYCEWAYKILCRNGTLFVNLFAMMKAAGLPELTCFKDIQYLKDSLALGKSEDEALKNFKVKFNEALRESWKTKVNWMMHSLAKDNRP; this is translated from the exons ATGCCCCCGGGGAAGTATGGGATGCAGGAGGAATGGGAGCAGGAGGACGTCCAGGAGATCATGATGGACTTCCTGCTGCCTACTGGGATCTTCCTCAAATTCCTTGTGTCTCGGAACGACACCATCAGAAGCATCAAAAAA ATGGTTTGGAGAAATGCCAGAAGCGAGGCCCTTTTCAGCGCACTGGGTGACCCCGACGCGTACGTCTTCACCTGCATTAAccagacagcagagagggaggaactGGAGGAAGAATCGAGGCGCATCAGCGACGTGAGGCCCTTCATGTGTGTTCTGAGGCTGGTGGCGAGGGAGGGCGACCGAGTGGAGAAACTCACCAACACCCAAATCAGCCTGCTAATTGGCAAAG GTCTGCATGAGTTCGAGGCCCAGAAGAACCACGAGGTGAATGAGTTTCGGACTAAGATGCGCACGTTTTGCGAAGAGAAGGCTCAGGAGCGGCAGATGTTGCCCTGGCAGCAGTGGATGGAGTACAGCTTCCCATGTGACCTGGAGCCGTGCTGCTCTCTGCCGCAGAGTGGGTGTGCGAAGTCGAAAAACACCAAGAAGATTTTCATTAACGTCAAGTTTGAGGCTTGCGAT GAAAGCTTCATGCTGCAGCTGGATCCTCAGGACCACCCAGTGGCTCTGATGAGGAGCGCCCTAAAGAAGAAGGCCACCGTCTTTCGCTCAGTGCGACAGGAGCCCGAGGACTACACCTTACAGGTCAACGGGAGGTGGGAGTTCATCTATGGGAATCATCCCCTGTGCCAGTTCAAA tACATTTTCTCGTGTTTGAGAAATGTCCAAAACCCACATCTAACCATGGTGCATCACTCCACCATCAGCAAGCATCAGGAAGAACAGGGCAGAATGTGTAGCCAGGTATACAAGAGTCGCTCTTATTCCAAACCTCCTCCACTGCCCCTGAAGAAG CAGAATACCTCCTCTCTTTGGTCCATCAATGAGCCTTTCTACATTCACCTGCTGCAGGGCAGCCGAGTCAATGCAGATGAAGGAATGAAG CTTGTGGTTCAGGCCGGTCTGTTCCATGGCAGCGAACTGCTCTGTAAGGTGGTGACAAGCTCGGAGGTGACAGTGAGTTCTGAGCCGCTGTGGGATCAAAAGCTGGAGTTTGACATAAATGTGGCCGACCTGCCTCGCATGAGCCGCCTGTGCTTTGCGCTCTATGCTGTCATCGAGAAAACCAAGAAACCCCGCGGCACcaaaaagaagaataagaaagCG gATTGTCCCATAGCCTGGGTAAACACCATGGTGTTCGACTACAAGGACCAGCTAAAGACTGGGGAGTTCCTCTTGTCCACATGGCCATCTGTTCCAG ATGACAAAAGTGACCTGTTGAACCCCATGGGAACAGTCGAGAAGAACCCCAACGTGGATAGTGCTGCGGGACTCCTCATTCGTTTCCCCAACATCCGACCACATCCTCTTTATTACCCGCCGCTTGACAAG ATAAGTGACATACAGAGGAATGGTGATGCAGTTATTGCCACTAAAGAAGAG TACATGAAACTAAAAGAAATCATGGACAACAAAAACTACACCGAGTTTTTCGAGGATGAGAAGGAACTCCTGTGGAAGCTCCGTGCCGAAGTCCGTGACCATTATCCAGAAAATCTGTCCAAGCTGCTCCTCATCACCAAGTGGAATAAGCGAGAGGACGTAGTTCAG ATGGTGAGTCTGCTGAGGAACTGGCCAGACCTCCCTGCCATCCATGCCTTGGAGCTCTTAGACTACAGTTTTCCCGACCCAGCGGTCCGTTCTTTCACTGTCAGATGCCTGAGGAAGCTCAG TGATGATGAACTGCTACAGTATTTAATCCAGCTGGTCCAGGTCCTGAAGTATGAGTCCTACCTAGACTGTGACCTCACTACTTTCCTGCTAGAGAGGGCTTTGTCCAACAGGAGGATAGGACACTTTCTGTTTTGGCATCTCAG GTCAGAGATTCACGTGGCGTCTGTGACTTTGCGTTTTGGCCTGATTCTGGAGGCCTACTGCAGGGGGAACATCCACCACATCAAGTTCTTATCCAAACAG AATGAGGCTCTTGGCAAAATGAAGGCCCTGAGTGACTTTGTCAAATCGGGCTCCCAGAAGATGATAGCAGAGGACCTGAAGCTGTGTATCAGACAGGAGTCCTACATGGAGGCGCTGTCAGACCTGCTGTCACCACTCAACCCCAGCATCATCCTCGCTGAGATCTG TGCAGATAAGTGCAGGTTTATGGACTCCAAGATGAAGCCGCTCTGGCTGATGTATAAGAACCCCTGGGCTCAAGGAGACATGGTGGGCATAATCTTCAAGAATGGAGACG ATCTTCGACAAGACATGTTGACCCTCCAGATGATCCAGCTCATGGAGACTTTATGGAAGAAAGAAGGCCTTGATCTCAG GATGATCCCATATGGCTGCTTGTCCACTGGGAACAAGATGGGGCTCATCGAGGTAGTGAAGAACTCTGACACCATCGCCAATATCCAGCGCAACAGCAGTAACAGTGCCGCCACCGCTGCCTTCAACAAGGATGCCCTGCTCAACTGGCTCAAATCCAAGAATCCTGA GGACAAACTTGATCAAGCAATAGAAGAATTCACGCTGTCCTGTGCTGGCTACTGTGTAGCTACTTATGTCTTGGGCATCGGAGATCGTCACAATGACAATATCATGATCAGGGAAACTGGACAG CTGTTCCACATTGACTTTGGGCATTTCCTGGGCAACTTCAAGCGGAAACTAGGGATCAACAGGGAGCGTGTGCCTTTCATCTTGACTTATGACTTTGTCCATGTGATCCAGCAAGGAAGGACAAACAACAGTGAGAAGTTTGAGAG GTTCAGGGAGTACTGTGAGTGGGCCTATAAGATCCTGTGTCGGAACGGGACGCTGTTCGTCAACCTCTTTGCTATGATGAAGGCAGCAGGACTGCCAGAGCTCACCTGCTTCAAAGACATCCAGTATCTAAAG GATTCTTTAGCT